One genomic window of Deinococcus deserti VCD115 includes the following:
- a CDS encoding transglutaminase-like domain-containing protein, translated as MNSFALHTPYTQPGEHSALLHALPEDPREAAACWRGLNAHYRVTPHLPEGRDEDKQARWVSDILGLLAQRKAAPLTEVRALPDRFVGCCRDYALLLVATLREHGIPARIRIGWAPYLNPAFVHDHVVSEWEEGGRWVRGDPEMDPLRFPFNTMDLPPGTFQTAGEAWLTFRAGTLDPARYGVAAGLYGGPPMLRDYVLRELAALTGHELLLWDTWGLMHVPFEQMTGEHFTLLDEVARACGTEDTAAWARLAAHPDLQVPSTVDTYDFANSTRQTLLRR; from the coding sequence GTGAATTCCTTTGCGCTGCACACTCCCTACACGCAGCCTGGTGAGCACAGCGCCTTGCTGCACGCCCTACCGGAGGACCCGCGCGAGGCCGCAGCCTGCTGGCGTGGTCTGAACGCTCACTACCGCGTCACACCACATCTCCCCGAAGGACGTGATGAAGACAAGCAGGCGCGGTGGGTTTCAGACATCCTGGGCCTTCTGGCCCAACGGAAGGCTGCGCCGTTGACCGAGGTCCGTGCTCTCCCCGACCGTTTCGTTGGCTGTTGCCGGGACTACGCGCTCCTGCTGGTGGCGACGTTGCGTGAACACGGCATTCCGGCGCGCATTCGCATCGGCTGGGCACCGTACCTGAACCCCGCCTTCGTGCATGATCACGTGGTCTCCGAGTGGGAGGAGGGTGGACGCTGGGTGCGCGGGGACCCGGAGATGGACCCGCTCCGCTTTCCTTTCAACACGATGGATCTGCCGCCCGGCACATTCCAGACGGCGGGCGAAGCGTGGCTGACCTTTCGGGCGGGCACACTGGACCCGGCGCGGTACGGCGTGGCTGCAGGCCTGTACGGCGGTCCGCCCATGCTGCGCGACTACGTGTTGCGTGAGCTGGCGGCCCTGACTGGACATGAACTGCTGCTATGGGACACCTGGGGTCTGATGCATGTTCCTTTCGAGCAGATGACCGGGGAGCACTTCACACTGCTCGACGAAGTGGCGCGGGCCTGTGGCACGGAGGATACGGCGGCGTGGGCACGGCTCGCCGCCCACCCGGACCTGCAGGTCCCCAGCACGGTAGATACCTACGACTTCGCGAACAGCACCCGCCAGACCTTGCTGCGACGGTGA
- a CDS encoding MerR family transcriptional regulator yields MTDTAKDTVVGTETLTIGAFARASRLSLKALRLYGDLGLLAPARVDPDTGYRFYRPEQIGTARLIGLLRQLDLPLSEIQAVLEADASSRATRLSAFWGQTEREHRQRRALAQYLIETLQGESIMTQTFAIGQRFVPAQRVVTMPRRLYVGELSNFIGEAREQLGTLAGAQASGPAFVIFYGQVNADSDGPVEVCLPFTGVLTVPEDVTVREEPAHTEAFVALTREEFEFPGILHAYDAVARYAGQRGECEAFFPREVYPVPWKGLQADDFAGEVAWPFIPYGKTP; encoded by the coding sequence ATGACGGATACAGCGAAGGATACAGTGGTCGGCACAGAAACTCTTACCATCGGTGCATTTGCGCGCGCCTCGCGTCTGAGTCTCAAGGCGCTGCGGCTCTACGGCGATCTCGGACTGCTTGCGCCAGCGAGGGTAGACCCGGACACGGGCTACCGCTTTTACCGCCCCGAACAGATCGGCACCGCGCGGCTGATCGGACTGCTGCGGCAACTCGACCTGCCCCTTTCGGAGATCCAGGCCGTGCTGGAAGCAGATGCCTCCAGCCGTGCGACCCGGCTGAGTGCGTTCTGGGGCCAGACCGAGCGCGAGCATAGGCAGCGACGTGCGCTGGCTCAGTACCTCATCGAAACACTGCAGGGAGAGAGCATCATGACCCAGACGTTCGCCATTGGGCAACGCTTTGTGCCCGCTCAACGCGTAGTGACCATGCCCCGGCGCCTGTACGTGGGCGAACTGAGCAACTTTATCGGCGAGGCCCGCGAACAGCTAGGTACGCTGGCAGGCGCGCAGGCGTCGGGCCCAGCCTTCGTCATCTTCTACGGTCAGGTCAACGCTGACAGCGACGGTCCGGTGGAAGTTTGCCTGCCTTTCACGGGCGTGCTGACCGTTCCCGAAGACGTGACTGTGCGCGAGGAACCCGCCCACACTGAAGCTTTCGTGGCCCTGACTCGTGAGGAGTTCGAGTTCCCCGGCATCCTGCATGCCTACGACGCTGTCGCCAGGTACGCCGGACAGCGCGGCGAATGTGAGGCCTTCTTCCCCCGCGAGGTCTACCCGGTACCCTGGAAGGGCCTGCAGGCCGACGACTTTGCTGGAGAAGTGGCCTGGCCCTTCATACCGTACGGAAAGACGCCGTGA